From the Diprion similis isolate iyDipSimi1 chromosome 1, iyDipSimi1.1, whole genome shotgun sequence genome, the window TAATGAGGGGGTGAAAAAGGAAGTAGAATAAGTAATACACCACAACCCCTATCACGTATTGACCGTGAAATACAATTGGAATTGTGAGAGTTGCATACGAAAGAATGAGAAAGTCATCTAGGAGGGTAAATTGGTTAAGAAAATATGCTGTAGAGACGATTTCTGAGTGATTCATATGATACATGTTTCAGTCATCGTCTAGCTTAGGTCTACGTAAAAGCGTCACCTCCGGTTGGTGGTTCTGTCGAGTCCGGAACTGTATCGGTCCGTGGATTATCAGGCACTACGGCAGGGGATGGTGTTATCACTTCACCTCCGGGTCTTCCGGGTCCTCCGGGGCCTCCAGGTCCTCCAGGCGGTCTCGGGCCGACTGTGAATTACGAATGTGAATATGCTCAGAATGGGAATTACTCTCCGAACTTATGGTGCAGAAAAATGTTTACCAGAAACTATTTcctaaatgaattttcaaaacgaatTTAAATCCCGACACATAAATAACGTTGCAGCATTACGCCTAAGAAATTGACGGAAGAAATATCCTGTAACTGTATGATTTAATATCCCTCGTAAAAAACCTAAAACCGTAAAATGATCTCAAGACAATATTACCCAGATTTTCACCAAATATCGCCGAGGGCTGTGATGTTGGTCCAGACGTTGGTCTTACTGCCGGGCCACGGTTTTCTTCTGGTACAGGACTAAGAGACGGCTGTGTTTCTGATGAAGaagtaaacagaaaaaaattgttcaattctTTCTAATAATCAAGCCAGTGAAATTTAGAGTACATCAATTGACGCAAAGCACTGTTTCCTCTCTGTTCCACTTCCTGGTTATACtaattgtttaattgtttAAGCTTAGCCTAGGCggtgaaaattacaaagttaCTACGTACGGATTAATTAACCGAGACTTGTGGATCCAATGAGTAGAGTCTCAATTGAATTAGGGGCATTTCTCTTGGGGAGATTGTATAACCGCATTCCGTTGTCACGATTAAGAGACatcgaagaaaagaaaatgataagaGTCGGGTGACGGGTGGATGATGACCTACTGCTCGGACATCTTTCGTTCGTCATTCAATCTTTGAAGCACTTCGGCGCATTTCCGCGTTCGAAAGAACAAACATTGGTCGAGTTTAATGCTAGCCTAGTTTTTAACATACACATAGACGATCGTCGCAGATACAATCGCTTCACGCGATTGCCTAGTGGCATATTTCATCTTATATTGACCGTAATTGTGTGAGCAATGTATATGCCTGCTACATTATTATGAACATATAACGTTTCGTAATATTCTGTGGATAGTCACGAAATAATTTACAATGTAtgactgttgaaaaaaattacgataaacACGAAGATGTAGCGATAATAAAACTCTTTGGCGCTGATGGCGCTCTGAGGGACCTGAAGATTAGATTTAACGACCTATCCACCTCTGAACCTTTTGATAAGGATTTGTTAGCATATACGCGTTACATGTTGCGGGAATCTGTAATATAAATAGAGCGCGATGTTTGTGACGATTTAGAAAAGTTCAGCTAAATTTAGGATTTCTCATATCCTATTAAACGACGATGCCGAAAGCACAAGGGGGCGCGCAGAAAATTAGATATAAGATATTCAAGGAAAATGCCGGCATTTACTTCATAATCAACATTATCCATTTCATTGGGGATGAATGAACGTTTGGGATTAGTTGTAGATtgcaagaaataatttttcatcatatccttttataatgtatatataatatatgaaacTAGCCTAgacaatgaaatattttgctcCAGAATTAATTTCTCTATGCTCGAGAGCTTGAAATTGCATCGATTGATCAATCCTGTTacattcgtttgaaaatagaCAACTCTTGATTTATGGTAAGCAAAAATATGCAAATCCAAATACATTGGCGGATCCATGGTATGTAAGCACACGCGGACATATGCGTgttaattacaataaaacCGTTGTACGCAGAGACTTAAGCACGTTAAATCATTCGACTTATACTCTAGCACGTGCTGAAGCCTCGGCACTTCATGAAAATAAAGCAAACATGAACTCTTACAGGGAGTCGTTGACTGGCGTACTGTAGATTAATCAGCAACACAGTACGGGGATCCAGTGACAGTAACGTTATACCATTATTTCCATTATTACCATTTTTGACAAAGTTCAAGATTATAGCCTCTCTTTTTCATCCCCGTATCGCGATTCGCGTAACAATTGACCTCGCCTGAATAGATAGAGGTACCGTTCAAGTCCAACTGGTACTTGCTCAAGATGCACCGCATCTATGCTGGATCAATATGATCAATGACAATATACCTACTGTTTACTCAGCTGATGAACGAAATGAACGATTCTCCAAATAATCAATTGATTTTAATGGGATACCAGCCATCTTTCATGcgatttaatcgaaaatcgtTAACAATTGATTCGAATAATCCATTTTATTAGTCTACCGAAGAAAAAAGGGTGCGACACCCATAAGAGGTGTATTTTTCTGACCGCTGGTGAAAGTGCAAAACAGTTGTAGAAATCTCTGATCATTCCGATTGATAAAGAGATGCAGGTAGAGGTCATATTAGCTTTGGTCAGTGATTGGTAGTGAAAGGGAATCCCAAGAATGAATTTAAGGGTAGATGGTAAACTGACCGTTCTTGATCTGCTCTTCATAGTCCTCGTAGTTGTCGTAATACTCAGGTTCATACTCGGTGTCGTAGTCGGCGTTACGTCTATTGTCGGGCTCTTGAGCCTGGATCGGTCTAATGCGATGGTGCCTGATCTTTGTCCTCGCCGCCTGGGTTTGGGTGCTTTCCAGGAGAACCAGGAACGCGGCAATCCCCAGAAGAAGGAGCCGGGTTCGGCCGCTTCTCCCGGTCATGACAGGaggtttttcttcctcttcctcgttGTCGTTCTTGAGTTATTTTTCACTATCTCTTGATGGTGATGCCTTAGTGCCACACTAGAGTAGCAGCGCCTAGGAGCTGACCCACCTCTAGCTGAGGCTGAGGGCAACTAGACTCTCGAGCTACTTCGTGTCATCTATTTAGCAGATGCTGGAACTCGGGATTGAGGGGGTCATCATCCTTAGCTTCGAGACCACGAGCCGTTTGATCTCTTCCAGTTGCCCTGACCCATTCGCTTCCCCTACCCACCGCCCTGCGGCCGCCGAACGCCGATCATCGTCGCGATTCCATTTCATACGAAGAGTAAAGAGAGCAGCCAGAAGGGGATGCGGAGGAGGCGAAGGAGCCATCTCCTCTCATCAACTTGCCCCCAATTGGAGATAAGGAACGAGCCTCAGGAATCCTCCAACGTCTTTTGAATATGATTTCTGCAGACGAGTTGTTCCTCGTGCTCGTGTGCCAATCCTGCAGTTCATCTATCataacgatgaattttttttcccgattCCCCTGACAGGGAGACATGGAAGTGCAGGGTAGCGCGAGATGAGGACCGATTTGTGAATGAGATGTATCATGATTGAGACCACTGACGATATGAAGGCCTTTCGTCACTTTTTGAAGCGAATTTCAACTTCTAGAGATTTTTAAGATTTCGGTAAAAGCTAAAAAGAATTGATTTAGTACAGaaatgaattcattttagTACGAACATGGAAGAGTTGATTAATCAATTTCCATTTATTTTCGTGGCTCCTCCGCCGTTATAATTTatccttttcattttcttctctcgatttttctgAAGGTATGGCGGTGACGTGTGTAATATCAGGCAACACATAACAAAGTCATACAGCATAGAACTTCGCCCATAGCAATTGGATGCATTTGTGAGCTTCTGTTTAGTGAGCCAACCACATGTTCAGAAGGCGCTCGTCCTAAATCCTAATACATACTATCATTTTGGCCGCATTCTGGAAGCTCGTATATAAAGTCGATGTGTACTAAATtgtattatttgtttataCACATGTGCGTGCACGCGAGCTCATCACCGTCACAAGTGAGAGCAATAGACTGTATTGACCCGGGGACACCTACTTCGTTTGAAATGGTCATAAATCAgaattgttaatatttttatactgcCGATACGTACGTAACGTATTACCGCAtacatttacatatatacgtttttAATACAAGTTGATATAGGAGGATGCAAGCATTGTAGAGAATTTCGTAATCTAATGACACTATCTATGATATCGTATAGGCGCGAGATACGCTCTAGCAATGCGGTCTAATTCGCGAAGTGGAAACTTATGAACGAAATCGTATATTAATGCTACATATCACAATACAGGAGCCGCGAAAATGGATACATTTTGTGCTTGAGAACATTGTTTATATTTCCAGCTAAACGTAGgtacaaaataatttgagaTAATCGCATATATTCCGTATACCTATAACGATACTCAATTAAACCGTAAAAATTATAGTTTCGTAAAATATAAGGTTTTGAGATGCAGTGtagttatttttgttcttatgTTAAGTTGGAAGTATAAACATTATTCTCAGGCAttaaattgattctttcagtcCATtttagttgataaaaaaaaaaggaactggctaaaaaagaaaaggggaTTTCAGGTGGAAATTGACTGTTTTAGGGTATATTTACGAGAAGCCTTCATTTTAAAAGTTCCTATAGGGGAGGGAAAGAAACAAGTTACTTTTAGGGAAATAAGAGACCCACTGTGTAGCCTTCAATTATACTGATAGTAAATGaaagtttaaagaaaaaagtaagaattcTTGTAGTGAAATCAAAGCACTATAACTTTCATGTTGCAAATGGATCTTATGTATAATTACGAACACGTGTACACGCAAGacgtgaataaatatatattaggtATCTAGATGAAACGATGAGTCACACGCGGAGATATAAATAATGGCTATTGCACAAGTGAGATGAATGTCTCAGATGTTCGCTGATGGAATCAGCAGATCGGAAACGAGGCATTTCAACGGCTGCGAAAAATTCTGGAGATACATCTGGATTACGGACTGAGGCATTTCAATATCTGGACATGTATTCAAGGAAGAAATGCTCGTTGCGGAATGTGCTCTTTATCCGTAATGGTAGAGTAGATTggcaattttctgaaaattggggaagaaattttgtacaattttgcGCGTTTAAAACGCTCTGACACAATGAAATAGATGTGGATAACCTTTGAATTAGGTACACAATAGTAacagttggtaaaaaaaacttcacgaAACTGAATATTCGGTATTCCATAAAACGATCGTTACAGTAcgcacaagaaaaaaaaatagaagacgaaaaaagttaattaaatatttataaatagtgattttttgaaaaaaaaattttaacaaattataTCTGTGGTTGTAGGTATatctaaatattgaaaataccaCAAAATGGTTAaagaatttgtataaaattttataataacccATAGACTGTGTGTTTTCGTATAATACTCTGCTTAGATTACAGATGATAACACACATGATACGTGCTAAAATACAGAATAAACATgtggaaataaaatacaaaatgacATTAAGTATTTCGTTACGTTCTCCGAATGTTGTTACCACGAATCCCGAATCCCTAATCTCAACTTTTACGTTGAagataattttacaaattcataATAGGTGCTGCAGGGAACATTCCTGCGGGTTCCCGTTCAGACGCCTGTGGATTAGTTGGATATTCTGTCAAGTCAAGTGTTAGGACTTTGCTCTCCAGACATTCACCAACCTGTAAAAAAGTACAGGCCGTTAGTAACATTGCCAAATAGACGCAAGTGAAGATAAATAAcgacaaatcaatttttgtactttAGAGTCCGCTATATACAAACGAAAAGAATGTTTTACTTCTTATAGAAGCAAGCGAGACACTGGATCGTGAATAGAGTCGGGATTGTGTGCCGAACAACTTACATCCGGGCAGATGCCGACGAGCGCGTCTGCGTGCGAGTAAAATTCTTCCTTGAGCGAAATAACAATCGTCTGTAGCGAGCTGGTCTTGTCACGAATATAGCTCGCCACTTTTCCAATGTTCGTGTTATCCAGGGCTGCGTCGATTTCATCCAGAACGAAAAAGGGTGCTGGTTGAAAGCTACGACAGTAAAAGAATTTATGACATCAAAGTGTAGAGATCCTGGAGCGAAAAGAAACCGCACCGAAACTTCAACGGATTTAGGTATTTATACCTTCACCAACTTAGCTATCTGACTTTAAAAGCAATTACCTATGAACGGCAAACAGCAACGCCAAGGCTGCAACCGTTTTTTCACCACCAGAAAGGTTAGACATTGGCTGGAATCGTTTACCCGGAGCAACGCAATTGTAATTAATACCATCCAAATACGGCTCTTCGGGATTCTCTGGTCCAAGGAATGCCTGAGCGGACTGGTTCTTCGCTAAAGACTGATAAGGGTCGCAAAATAGTCAAAATATAAatcaaaagtaaaacaaaaatgttgaatCTGTACACTGTATGAAGTCTGTAGACATATATTCAGTATTGACCTTATAGATCGGGTCGATTTCATTAGCGACATGCTCAAAACACGCCATGAATCTATCGTGCCTCTCTTTCTTCACCTTCTCAAACTGAGTTTTAGCTTTTTTAGCCTTCTTACGGGACTGTTCAAACTCCTCATTcgtttcttgcaatttttcctTAGCAGCATATAACTTTTGCAACGCCTGTATCGAGAAAGGTTTATTCCAAATTATCGGATTTATTTCAGACTTTCAAGTGACCTAAGTTAagttaaattcaaattcaataatGAAAAGGTAAATCCGAACCTTCATATTTGGAGCTTGTATTCTCTGTATTGTTCCCTGAAGTTCGTTTATTACTTTATTGAGtttgtcattcatttttttaatatcatcatcatctatGTCTTTTAGACTGTCTGGGAGAAGACCGTAGTCGATGGTGATCAAACTTTCCCGTTCGTACTGCTGTTGAGTATTCAATGTAGAGTCTGTGCCTGTTTCACTCCCAGCCACAGTACTCTCTTGTGCGATATCTTCCATGTTCCCACGCAACATGGGAATTGCAATGTCTTCCatctgaaaatttgatgaaattaatgATTTCATCATGATTTTTAAGGATGTAATTAATTGGCCGTATATTTAGTAACGATACCTTGCATTGCATCAAAATAGCATGTCGATCTGCTTTCCTCTGTTCAATCTTTGCTTCAATTGAATTTAGCTGCTTTTGCGCCGCCTGAACTTCTTTGGCAATGGCACCAGCTTCACGTCTTGCCTTTCCaatttcctcctcttcctgATCCATCTCCAGCTTTTTGTTGATGCGAGTCGATGTCAATTTCTTCATTTGCACCTcgtcattttctttctcagtCAATTGATGAGACTCAGTTTGACGAGCTGCATCTAGTTTATCTTCAGCATCTTGAACCATTCTTTCCCAACGAAGTACATTGCCtgttgtttttgaaaatcgcagaaaattaattccaaCCAAAATATTAGTTCATTTAGGCTTCTCAAAATTTGCTAAAGAAGAATATTCTTACTCTCAgtatctttttgtttttcaaagtctAACTGGTTCAAAATACGATTTGTTTGGTtgtcgaattccattcgtttcTTGGCACGCTCTTGCTGTGATCTGTGACATGGGTGTTTGGTATTTAGATTAAACATGAATTTCATTAAGACTCGACCATAAATTGATACCTAGCAATATCAGCAATTGTGGAATGATTGCAGGACCAAGGATCAGGGATTATGCTGGATCTGTAGGTATTGAGACACGTGTGGGAGATAATTGCTGAATAGGattgatttttactcaaattaaAATGGCAAACACAGGTCCCTGGACTCTACCTCAATTCTCTTTCCTCATACTGACGAATATTAGCAACACCAATCTGTTCGCAAAAATTAGCAAATACATCGTCCTCTACACTGTTCATTTTTTCCTTGATAGCTTGGATCTCTTGATCTCTGGTGGccattgttttttcaatatcgcTTATTGTGGGCTACGAAAaagtatattaatataattaatcaaacaTCATGGGAATATTTCTCCCCATACTCATCAATTACTCACACCAAAGAGATTCAGCTCATTTTGTAGTGCCTGCAGCTCCAATTCAAGATCCGCTATTTGCTTTTTCTACGGGTTGAATTAAAATAGTGAACGTGATTTgccaaaataattgaaaacgaaTTGTTTAGTTATATTGCCCACTTACCGTTGTTaccaaatcatttttattatactttagaCGGGTTTCAAGTCCCCTGATTTGAGAATCGACTGTATTAAGTTCGGATTCTTTGCGAGATTTCTTAAGAGCCTCTCTTAGTTCTTCTGTGAGTTTTTCCTGCAAATCAGCAAGTGTATCTGTAGGTTGTTATTTTATCGTTGTCAACAATCAGATGTGTGAGCAACTAATTTTGATAGGGTTACCTTCCGAGATTTTAGTTGTGACATCTGTTTTTCGTCCCATCTTTTTGCTTTCTTTGCCAAATCCAAACTACCACCCGAAATGATTCCAGCTTTCTGGTAATAAGTTCCATCAAGTGCAACACACTaaattaagtaaataaatgtCAGTTTTATATTTTGCTATTTTCTCTTCATATGCATTTACTTACGTCGTATCTAGTTTTTTTGTCCATCTCGTATGCAACTTTATTGGCATCTTCAGGAGTTTCACAGACCAGAGCGTTATTAGTGGCGAATAAAACAGCTCTGTCAATATCCTTTGGTGAAAAAGCGAGAACGTCGTATAAAAGCTTGACATTCTTGGGCTCTTGGATGTTTctgcaaaataattattagtgCCATGTAGAATTGGCGATCGGAAAGACAATTTCCACATTCCGGAAACAAGAACGACATTTAACTCACCGAAGCCTGCCCTTCAACGGCTTTGCTTGAATATAATCAAGAGGTAAGAACGTTTCTGGTTCTAAATATTGTTCCTTAAGATACTGTATGCACTGTCGTGCCGTCTTTTCAGTATCCACAACAATAGCTTCCATGTACTTCCCCAAGACCTTGGTAATTGCTACATTGAATCTTTTGTGGATCGGTTGGCACATGTTGATCATGCGATCGTACTAAATCAAACAAATAGaaccaaataaaattttatcaccaaaACAACGCACATTTTTTACTCACCACACCAGGATAGagacgtttgaaattttcaacaatttcggTCTTCTTTTTGTTCCTTGAAACCTCATGCTTGTCAACTTTGGCATCACCGAGCTGTTCAGATATGTTTTCCAACTCACGCTGTATCTGTTGTATCTTGTCTTTAGATGTTCCCACATCTGATTGAAGATCAGCTCTAAGCTTCTTCTGATCCTCTAGCGCAGCTTCTGAAGTTCTAATGTGCTCCTCAAGTTTTTCCACACGCTTTTGGGCCTCGTCTCTCATGTGCCCTTTCTGCTTATGCTT encodes:
- the LOC124416605 gene encoding structural maintenance of chromosomes protein 1A, with translation MPAFLSYIEVEDFKSYKGKLRIGPLKPFTAVVGPNGSGKSNFMDAISFVMGEKTSSLRVKRFSELIHGASIGQPVKRSASVTAVFKMEDGTEKSFMRSVQGSASEHRIDNMVVTSQVYLNELEHLGINVKAKNFLVFQGAVESIAMKNPKERTALFEEISNSGALKTEYERLRSEMLRAEEETQFSYQKKKGVAAERKEAKLEKEEAEKYHRLKEECAEKQVELQLFRLFHNEKEIENLENTHKKKQHEVDKILKKKEKVDEKLREQKKEVGKLSREYQKIEQDIREMEAEISKKRPTFIKAKERVTHMQKKVESARKSLATARTADEAHKKDIKELHDQLSQVEQAKSAYEANVAGQSQSQGRDVQLEDEQVREYNNLKEAAGKQSARYLQMLDSINRQQKSDQDRLDNEGRKKTDVENKHKQKGHMRDEAQKRVEKLEEHIRTSEAALEDQKKLRADLQSDVGTSKDKIQQIQRELENISEQLGDAKVDKHEVSRNKKKTEIVENFKRLYPGVYDRMINMCQPIHKRFNVAITKVLGKYMEAIVVDTEKTARQCIQYLKEQYLEPETFLPLDYIQAKPLKGRLRNIQEPKNVKLLYDVLAFSPKDIDRAVLFATNNALVCETPEDANKVAYEMDKKTRYDCVALDGTYYQKAGIISGGSLDLAKKAKRWDEKQMSQLKSRKEKLTEELREALKKSRKESELNTVDSQIRGLETRLKYNKNDLVTTKKQIADLELELQALQNELNLFGPTISDIEKTMATRDQEIQAIKEKMNSVEDDVFANFCEQIGVANIRQYEERELRSQQERAKKRMEFDNQTNRILNQLDFEKQKDTESNVLRWERMVQDAEDKLDAARQTESHQLTEKENDEVQMKKLTSTRINKKLEMDQEEEEIGKARREAGAIAKEVQAAQKQLNSIEAKIEQRKADRHAILMQCKMEDIAIPMLRGNMEDIAQESTVAGSETGTDSTLNTQQQYERESLITIDYGLLPDSLKDIDDDDIKKMNDKLNKVINELQGTIQRIQAPNMKALQKLYAAKEKLQETNEEFEQSRKKAKKAKTQFEKVKKERHDRFMACFEHVANEIDPIYKSLAKNQSAQAFLGPENPEEPYLDGINYNCVAPGKRFQPMSNLSGGEKTVAALALLFAVHSFQPAPFFVLDEIDAALDNTNIGKVASYIRDKTSSLQTIVISLKEEFYSHADALVGICPDVGECLESKVLTLDLTEYPTNPQASEREPAGMFPAAPIMNL